One region of Populus trichocarpa isolate Nisqually-1 chromosome 4, P.trichocarpa_v4.1, whole genome shotgun sequence genomic DNA includes:
- the LOC112327143 gene encoding MYB-like transcription factor EOBII, whose amino-acid sequence MMGRGIAEQGWRKGPWTPEEDKLLSEYVSSNGEGRWSSVSRCSGLNRSGKSCRLRWVNYLRPGLKRGQITPQEEGIIIELHALWGNKWSTIARYLPGRTDNEIKNYWRTHFKKTDKSSQKQEKRKALILEQEVQHHHQQQQQLEAGEMKMVNTIDHVKMHEAQEMYFMYHNLEDQCSPVMTQDVASWADFVVEDYYGLWGGLWNLDDHPQG is encoded by the exons ATGATGGGTAGGGGAATTGCTGAGCAAGGGTGGAGGAAGGGTCCTTGGACTCCTGAAGAGGATAAGTTGCTTAGTGAATATGTGAGCTCGAACGGTGAGGGAAGGTGGAGTTCTGTTTCTAGGTGTTCAG GCTTGAATAGGAGTGGAAAGAGCTGCAGACTGAGGTGGGTGAATTACCTTAGGCCAGGACTCAAGAGAGGCCAAATAACACCACAAGAGGAAGGCATCATTATTGAACTACATGCTCTCTGGGGCAACAA GTGGTCAACTATTGCTAGATACTTGCCTGGTAGAACAGataatgagataaaaaactATTGGAGAACCCATTTCAAGAAGACAGATAAATCCTCTCAGAAACAAGAAAAGCGAAAAGCTCTGATTCTCGAACAGGAAGTGCAACAccaccaccagcagcagcagcagctagaAGCAGGTGAAATGAAAATGGTCAACACCATTGATCATGTTAAGATGCATGAAGCACAAGAAATGTATTTCATGTACCACAATTTGGAGGATCAATGCTCGCCTGTGATGACTCAAGATGTCGCATCTTGGGCAGACTTTGTTGTTGAGGATTATTATGGACTATGGGGTGGCTTGTGGAACTTAGATGATCATCCACAAGGTTAA